The Daucus carota subsp. sativus chromosome 2, DH1 v3.0, whole genome shotgun sequence genome includes a window with the following:
- the LOC108206549 gene encoding homeobox-leucine zipper protein GLABRA 2 isoform X1, with translation MVVVDMRPDKPPSPPPNQIHKPSPTIKNLFPSPALSLSLAGIFRHGGGAAANYMDVEEGDEAAGGGRGSSSRREDPTDISSENSVPVRSDDDYGDQEDDVDADKNQKKKRKKYHRHTADQIREMEALFKESPHPDEKQRQELSQKLGLHPRQVKFWFQNRRTQIKAIQERHENSLLKTEMDRLRDENKGLREIITKGACLSCGVPTSAKDAIISSEEQQLRIENARLKAENEKLRAATGKYAVESPPARTTCSPGIDQVGSISCSLDSYSCTFGLEKSQIIEIANKATEELTNMATRGEPLWIRSFETGREILNYDEYMKEFSVENLTKRRAKGSSVEASRDSGVVFMDPLTLVQCFMDVNQWQELFPCIISKAAIVDVIDNGEGDSKNGAIQLMFAELQMLTPVVATREVYFVRHCKQLTADQWAIVDVSIDRVENNIDARCSRRPSGCIINDKSNGHSKVIWVEHIECQKSTVHTLYHTIVNSGVAFGASHWMKTLQLQCERLVFFMATNIPTKDSSGITTLAGRKSILKLAQRMTRSFYRALGASNYQSWNKATSKNGEDIRIASRKNFNDPGEPLGAVLCAILSVWLPVPHQSLFDFLRDETRRNEWEIMANEGPVQNIASMAKGQDRGNAVTIQAMKHKEKSMWILQDSCTNAYESTIVYAPVDIGSMQSAMTGCDSSNIAILPSGFSILPDGLESRPLVISSRQEDKSADGGSLLTIAFQILTSNSPSEKLSMESIESVKTLVSGTLKNIKTALQCESG, from the exons ATGGTAGTGGTTGATATGAGGCCTGATAAACCCCCCTCTCCTCCTCCTAATCAAATTCACAAGCCGAGCCCTACTATCAAGAATCTATTTCCTTCTCCGGCGCTCTCTCTTAGTCTC GCGGGGATATTTCGACATGGGGGTGGAGCGGCGGCGAATTACATGGACGTGGAGGAAGGAGATGAAGCGGCCGGTGGCGGCAGAGGAAGCAGCAGTAGGAGAGAGGACCCCACGGATATAAGCAGCGAGAACTCGGTGCCCGTGAGGTCTGATGATGATTATGGCGACCAAGAAGATGATGTTGATGCTGAtaagaatcagaagaagaagaggaagaagtaTCATAGACACACTGCTGATCAAATCCGTGAAATGGAAGC GTTGTTTAAAGAATCACCACATCCGGATGAGAAGCAGAGACAAGAGCTGAGCCAAAAATTAGGTCTTCATCCCAGACAAGTCAAGTTCTGGTTTCAAAATCGTCGGACCCAGATTAAG GCTATTCAAGAGCGCCATGAAAATTCCTTGTTGAAAACCGAAATGGATAGGCTTCGCGACGAAAACAAGGGCTTGAGGGAGATTATCACGAAGGGTGCCTGCCTCAGTTGCGGTGTCCCTACTTCTGCTAAGGATGCTATAATTTCATCCGAGGAACAACAGTTAAGAATTGAAAATGCTCGACTAAAAGCCGAG AATGAAAAGCTCAGAGCAGCCACTGGGAAGTATGCAGTAGAATCACCACCAGCTAGAACAACCTGTTCACCTGGCATTGACCAAGTTGGCAGTATAAGCTGTTCTTTAGATTCTTACAGCTGCACTTTTGGACTCGAAAAGTCACAAATTATTGAGATTGCAAACAAAGCAACTGAAGAGTTGACAAATATGGCTACAAGAGGGGAGCCACTTTGGATTAGAAGCTTTGAGACTGGCCGCGAGATACTCAATTATGATGAGTACATGAAGGAGTTTTCTGTAGAAAACTTGACGAAACGAAGGGCGAAGGGATCATCTGTTGAGGCTTCAAGAGACAGCGGGGTTGTGTTTATGGACCCTTTAACATTAGTTCAATGTTTCATGGATGTG AACCAATGGCAAGAATTATTCCCATGTATAATCTCCAAGGCAGCTATCGTTGATGTTATTGACAATGGAGAGGGAGATAGCAAGAACGGGGCCATTCAACTG ATGTTTGCAGAGCTGCAGATGCTTACACCAGTGGTGGCCACACGAGAAGTATATTTTGTGCGACATTGCAAGCAATTAACCGCTGATCAATGGGCAATTGTTGATGTCTCCATTGACAGAGTTGAGAATAATATTGATGCAAGATGCAGTAGACGGCCCTCTGGTTGCATCATCAATGATAAGTCCAATGGCCATAGTAag GTGATCTGGGTAGAGCATATCGAGTGCCAGAAAAGCACAGTTCATACATTGTACCACACAATTGTTAATAGTGGTGTAGCCTTTGGTGCAAGCCACTGGATGAAAACGTTGCAGCTTCAATGTGAACGCCTTGTTTTTTTTATGGCCACAAATATTCCCACAAAAGATTCAAGTG GTATTACCACATTGGCGGGAAGGAAAAGCATTTTAAAATTGGCACAAAGAATGACAAGGAGTTTCTATCGAGCTCTTGGAGCATCAAATTATCAATCATGGAATAAGGCTACAAGTAAAAATGGAGAAGACATAAGGATCGCTTCAAGGAAGAATTTCAATGACCCCGGAGAACCTCTTGGAGCCGTGTTGTGTGCAATTTTATCTGTCTGGTTGCCTGTTCCTCACCAAAGCCTCTTTGATTTTTTGAGAGATGAGACTCGGAGGAATGAG TGGGAAATCATGGCAAATGAAGGACCAGTTCAAAACATAGCAAGCATGGCAAAAGGGCAGGACCGTGGAAATGCAGTTACTATTCAG GCCATGAAACATAAAGAAAAAAGCATGTGGATACTCCAAGACAGCTGCACAAATGCATACGAGTCAACAATAGTTTATGCACCAGTCGACATAGGTAGCATGCAATCGGCAATGACAGGCTGTGATTCTAGCAACATTGCTATACTACCTTCTGGTTTCTCAATTCTTCCAGATGGACTCGAATCAAGGCCTTTGGTGATATCTTCCAGGCAGGAGGACAAAAGCGCAGACGGGGGATCTTTGCTTACTATAGCGTTTCAAATCCTCACAAGTAACTCTCCATCAGAAAAACTCAGTATGGAATCTATTGAGTCGGTAAAAACTCTAGTATCAGGTACATTGAAAAATATCAAGACAGCGTTGCAGTGTGAAAGCGGATGA
- the LOC108206549 gene encoding homeobox-leucine zipper protein GLABRA 2 isoform X2, with amino-acid sequence MVVVDMRPDKPPSPPPNQIHKPSPTIKNLFPSPALSLSLAGIFRHGGGAAANYMDVEEGDEAAGGGRGSSSRREDPTDISSENSVPVRSDDDYGDQEDDVDADKNQKKKRKKYHRHTADQIREMEALFKESPHPDEKQRQELSQKLGLHPRQVKFWFQNRRTQIKAIQERHENSLLKTEMDRLRDENKGLREIITKGACLSCGVPTSAKDAIISSEEQQLRIENARLKAENEKLRAATGKYAVESPPARTTCSPGIDQVGSISCSLDSYSCTFGLEKSQIIEIANKATEELTNMATRGEPLWIRSFETGREILNYDEYMKEFSVENLTKRRAKGSSVEASRDSGNQWQELFPCIISKAAIVDVIDNGEGDSKNGAIQLMFAELQMLTPVVATREVYFVRHCKQLTADQWAIVDVSIDRVENNIDARCSRRPSGCIINDKSNGHSKVIWVEHIECQKSTVHTLYHTIVNSGVAFGASHWMKTLQLQCERLVFFMATNIPTKDSSGITTLAGRKSILKLAQRMTRSFYRALGASNYQSWNKATSKNGEDIRIASRKNFNDPGEPLGAVLCAILSVWLPVPHQSLFDFLRDETRRNEWEIMANEGPVQNIASMAKGQDRGNAVTIQAMKHKEKSMWILQDSCTNAYESTIVYAPVDIGSMQSAMTGCDSSNIAILPSGFSILPDGLESRPLVISSRQEDKSADGGSLLTIAFQILTSNSPSEKLSMESIESVKTLVSGTLKNIKTALQCESG; translated from the exons ATGGTAGTGGTTGATATGAGGCCTGATAAACCCCCCTCTCCTCCTCCTAATCAAATTCACAAGCCGAGCCCTACTATCAAGAATCTATTTCCTTCTCCGGCGCTCTCTCTTAGTCTC GCGGGGATATTTCGACATGGGGGTGGAGCGGCGGCGAATTACATGGACGTGGAGGAAGGAGATGAAGCGGCCGGTGGCGGCAGAGGAAGCAGCAGTAGGAGAGAGGACCCCACGGATATAAGCAGCGAGAACTCGGTGCCCGTGAGGTCTGATGATGATTATGGCGACCAAGAAGATGATGTTGATGCTGAtaagaatcagaagaagaagaggaagaagtaTCATAGACACACTGCTGATCAAATCCGTGAAATGGAAGC GTTGTTTAAAGAATCACCACATCCGGATGAGAAGCAGAGACAAGAGCTGAGCCAAAAATTAGGTCTTCATCCCAGACAAGTCAAGTTCTGGTTTCAAAATCGTCGGACCCAGATTAAG GCTATTCAAGAGCGCCATGAAAATTCCTTGTTGAAAACCGAAATGGATAGGCTTCGCGACGAAAACAAGGGCTTGAGGGAGATTATCACGAAGGGTGCCTGCCTCAGTTGCGGTGTCCCTACTTCTGCTAAGGATGCTATAATTTCATCCGAGGAACAACAGTTAAGAATTGAAAATGCTCGACTAAAAGCCGAG AATGAAAAGCTCAGAGCAGCCACTGGGAAGTATGCAGTAGAATCACCACCAGCTAGAACAACCTGTTCACCTGGCATTGACCAAGTTGGCAGTATAAGCTGTTCTTTAGATTCTTACAGCTGCACTTTTGGACTCGAAAAGTCACAAATTATTGAGATTGCAAACAAAGCAACTGAAGAGTTGACAAATATGGCTACAAGAGGGGAGCCACTTTGGATTAGAAGCTTTGAGACTGGCCGCGAGATACTCAATTATGATGAGTACATGAAGGAGTTTTCTGTAGAAAACTTGACGAAACGAAGGGCGAAGGGATCATCTGTTGAGGCTTCAAGAGACAGCGGG AACCAATGGCAAGAATTATTCCCATGTATAATCTCCAAGGCAGCTATCGTTGATGTTATTGACAATGGAGAGGGAGATAGCAAGAACGGGGCCATTCAACTG ATGTTTGCAGAGCTGCAGATGCTTACACCAGTGGTGGCCACACGAGAAGTATATTTTGTGCGACATTGCAAGCAATTAACCGCTGATCAATGGGCAATTGTTGATGTCTCCATTGACAGAGTTGAGAATAATATTGATGCAAGATGCAGTAGACGGCCCTCTGGTTGCATCATCAATGATAAGTCCAATGGCCATAGTAag GTGATCTGGGTAGAGCATATCGAGTGCCAGAAAAGCACAGTTCATACATTGTACCACACAATTGTTAATAGTGGTGTAGCCTTTGGTGCAAGCCACTGGATGAAAACGTTGCAGCTTCAATGTGAACGCCTTGTTTTTTTTATGGCCACAAATATTCCCACAAAAGATTCAAGTG GTATTACCACATTGGCGGGAAGGAAAAGCATTTTAAAATTGGCACAAAGAATGACAAGGAGTTTCTATCGAGCTCTTGGAGCATCAAATTATCAATCATGGAATAAGGCTACAAGTAAAAATGGAGAAGACATAAGGATCGCTTCAAGGAAGAATTTCAATGACCCCGGAGAACCTCTTGGAGCCGTGTTGTGTGCAATTTTATCTGTCTGGTTGCCTGTTCCTCACCAAAGCCTCTTTGATTTTTTGAGAGATGAGACTCGGAGGAATGAG TGGGAAATCATGGCAAATGAAGGACCAGTTCAAAACATAGCAAGCATGGCAAAAGGGCAGGACCGTGGAAATGCAGTTACTATTCAG GCCATGAAACATAAAGAAAAAAGCATGTGGATACTCCAAGACAGCTGCACAAATGCATACGAGTCAACAATAGTTTATGCACCAGTCGACATAGGTAGCATGCAATCGGCAATGACAGGCTGTGATTCTAGCAACATTGCTATACTACCTTCTGGTTTCTCAATTCTTCCAGATGGACTCGAATCAAGGCCTTTGGTGATATCTTCCAGGCAGGAGGACAAAAGCGCAGACGGGGGATCTTTGCTTACTATAGCGTTTCAAATCCTCACAAGTAACTCTCCATCAGAAAAACTCAGTATGGAATCTATTGAGTCGGTAAAAACTCTAGTATCAGGTACATTGAAAAATATCAAGACAGCGTTGCAGTGTGAAAGCGGATGA